A genomic region of Actinomycetota bacterium contains the following coding sequences:
- a CDS encoding FAD-dependent oxidoreductase, translating to MAEIQVYGASWCPDCLRAKKFLTEQRVPFDWFDIERNPRLVRIVEEKNDGKHVIPTVVFADGSHLSEPTNEELADRLGLVRTAAQHLYDLVIVGGGPAGLTTAIYAARENIETMVVERSGLGGQAGITNQVENYPGFPDGVGGGELADRFVDQARRYGVELLQAVGVAKVERDPDGVVVVQTRAGEHYHARAVLVATGSSYRRLMVPGEEELIGGGIHFCATCDGPFYRGASELVVVGGGNSGLEEGLFLTEFAEMVTVVEFNPALKASGLLQDKVLEDPKMRVLTNHRVTEFRASPEGKLDAVMVEDRASGVAQELRPAAVFVFIGLDPNTAFLKGTVDLDPEGFVVTDRTLSTSVPGVFAAGDVRAGSTKQLASAVGEGAAAALSIRAYLESVR from the coding sequence GTGGCCGAGATACAGGTCTACGGGGCGAGCTGGTGCCCCGATTGCCTGCGGGCGAAGAAGTTCCTGACCGAGCAGCGGGTGCCGTTCGACTGGTTCGACATCGAACGGAACCCGCGCCTGGTTCGCATCGTGGAAGAGAAAAACGACGGCAAGCACGTCATCCCGACCGTCGTGTTCGCCGACGGCTCGCACCTGTCCGAGCCCACCAACGAGGAGCTCGCAGACAGGCTCGGGCTGGTCCGGACCGCGGCGCAGCACCTGTACGACCTGGTCATCGTGGGCGGTGGGCCGGCGGGGCTGACCACGGCCATCTATGCGGCCCGGGAGAACATCGAGACCATGGTCGTCGAACGTTCCGGGCTGGGCGGCCAGGCCGGGATCACCAACCAGGTGGAGAACTACCCGGGGTTCCCCGACGGGGTGGGGGGAGGCGAGCTGGCCGACCGGTTCGTCGACCAGGCACGACGATACGGCGTGGAGCTGCTCCAGGCGGTGGGGGTGGCCAAGGTGGAGCGGGATCCCGACGGCGTGGTGGTGGTGCAGACGAGGGCGGGCGAGCACTACCACGCTCGCGCGGTGCTCGTGGCCACGGGTTCCTCGTACCGGCGGCTCATGGTGCCCGGCGAGGAGGAGCTGATCGGGGGCGGCATCCACTTCTGCGCCACCTGCGACGGCCCGTTCTACCGGGGCGCGTCGGAGCTGGTGGTGGTGGGCGGGGGGAACAGCGGCCTGGAGGAAGGGCTGTTCCTGACGGAGTTCGCCGAGATGGTCACGGTCGTGGAGTTCAACCCGGCCCTCAAGGCCAGCGGGCTGCTCCAGGACAAGGTGCTGGAGGACCCCAAGATGCGGGTCCTCACGAACCACCGGGTCACAGAGTTCCGGGCGTCGCCGGAAGGGAAGCTGGACGCCGTCATGGTGGAGGACCGCGCCTCCGGTGTCGCTCAGGAGCTTCGGCCTGCCGCCGTGTTCGTGTTCATCGGGCTCGACCCGAACACGGCGTTCCTGAAGGGGACCGTCGACCTCGATCCGGAGGGCTTCGTGGTCACCGACCGGACGCTGTCCACGAGCGTGCCCGGGGTGTTCGCGGCCGGCGACGTCCGAGCCGGCTCGACCAAGCAGCTGGCCTCGGCGGTGGGGGAGGGCGCGGCCGCAGCCCTGTCGATCCGCGCCTACCTCGAATCTGTGCGATGA